One part of the Halobacteria archaeon AArc-dxtr1 genome encodes these proteins:
- a CDS encoding b(o/a)3-type cytochrome-c oxidase subunit 1, protein MTDLFVDRYPKQARVVRAAFLTAYVALGIGAFFGVLQALHRTDILRVVDSSTYYTLLTGHGVFLVITFTIFFLVGLYQWAVTDSLGRGPVDMRLTWTWYGLMSGGTLLAAIAILAGFLDDPPTVLGSELSADVLFTFYAPLQGNPLFYVGLVLFVVGTWLAGADWFRTWWAWKQENPDARIPLPTFMVLTTMLMWYISSIGVAVAILAFILPWSLGLVDSLNPTLTRTLFWYFGHPVVYFWLLPAYLLWYIVLPKLSGGRLFSDPLARVVFILFVLLSTPVGIHHQYLDPGISEGFKFIAMTNTMFLLLPSLLTAFTVVASMEHGARQRGGDGYFNWLRVLPWRDPAFTGMALAGLVFAFGGFTGIVNAGMNINYLVHNSLWVPGHIHTQVGTAVALTFMAGSYWLIPQLTGNRLVGRNVALVQVVLWFVGIVFMTNSMYRGGLIGIPRRTAEPQYNFDFEIAVGSIPEIRAQLAIGGVLLFVSAMLFLALMLLTALNDDSEPVVDGTIPPALSGPEDSPRILDDLRVWVGIALVLVVFAYALPLASIVSRGGLFGPDVGPFPVMIEFIASLPPVADAVTALGNIVNTGSSIT, encoded by the coding sequence GTGACGGACCTGTTCGTCGACCGGTATCCCAAGCAGGCTCGAGTTGTCCGCGCGGCGTTTCTGACCGCGTACGTCGCCCTGGGAATCGGCGCGTTCTTCGGTGTGTTACAGGCCTTACACCGAACCGACATCCTCCGAGTTGTCGACTCGTCTACGTATTACACCCTGCTGACGGGTCACGGCGTCTTTCTGGTCATCACGTTCACGATTTTCTTCCTCGTGGGACTCTACCAGTGGGCGGTAACGGACAGTCTGGGTCGCGGCCCCGTCGACATGCGACTCACCTGGACGTGGTACGGGTTGATGTCCGGCGGGACGCTTCTGGCTGCGATCGCGATACTGGCCGGGTTCCTGGACGACCCGCCGACCGTCCTCGGCTCCGAGTTGAGCGCGGACGTCCTCTTTACGTTCTACGCACCATTGCAGGGGAACCCGCTGTTCTACGTCGGGCTCGTCCTGTTCGTCGTCGGAACCTGGCTTGCGGGTGCAGACTGGTTCCGGACCTGGTGGGCCTGGAAGCAGGAGAATCCGGATGCCCGTATCCCGCTGCCCACGTTCATGGTCCTCACGACGATGCTCATGTGGTACATTTCGTCGATCGGCGTGGCAGTGGCGATCCTCGCGTTCATCCTGCCGTGGTCGCTCGGCCTGGTCGACAGCCTCAATCCCACGCTGACGCGGACGCTGTTCTGGTACTTCGGCCACCCTGTCGTCTACTTCTGGCTGTTACCCGCGTACCTGCTGTGGTACATCGTGTTGCCCAAACTCTCCGGCGGGCGACTGTTCAGCGACCCACTCGCACGCGTCGTCTTCATCCTCTTCGTGTTGCTCTCGACGCCGGTCGGGATCCACCACCAGTATCTCGATCCCGGCATCTCAGAAGGGTTCAAATTCATCGCGATGACAAATACGATGTTCCTCCTGTTGCCGAGCCTCTTGACAGCGTTCACCGTCGTCGCAAGTATGGAACACGGCGCCCGCCAGCGCGGCGGCGACGGGTACTTCAACTGGCTGCGGGTGCTCCCCTGGCGTGATCCGGCCTTTACGGGGATGGCGCTGGCCGGCCTGGTGTTCGCGTTCGGCGGGTTCACGGGCATCGTCAACGCGGGCATGAACATCAACTACCTCGTCCACAACTCCCTGTGGGTGCCCGGCCACATCCATACCCAGGTCGGCACGGCCGTCGCGTTGACGTTTATGGCCGGGTCGTACTGGCTCATTCCGCAGTTGACTGGCAACCGGCTGGTCGGGCGAAACGTCGCGCTGGTCCAGGTCGTCCTCTGGTTCGTTGGGATCGTCTTTATGACGAACTCGATGTATCGTGGCGGACTGATCGGCATTCCCCGGCGGACGGCAGAACCGCAGTACAACTTCGACTTCGAGATCGCCGTCGGCTCGATACCCGAGATTCGCGCCCAACTCGCAATCGGGGGTGTGTTGCTGTTCGTCTCAGCGATGCTCTTCCTGGCGCTCATGCTCCTGACCGCCCTCAATGACGACAGCGAGCCCGTCGTCGACGGGACGATTCCACCGGCGCTGTCCGGCCCCGAGGATTCACCAAGAATCCTCGACGATCTCCGGGTGTGGGTCGGGATCGCGCTGGTCCTCGTCGTCTTCGCCTACGCCCTCCCGCTCGCCAGCATCGTGAGCCGCGGCGGCCTGTTCGGCCCCGACGTCGGCCCCTTCCCCGTCATGATAGAATTCATCGCGTCCCTTCCGCCGGTCGCCGACGCTGTTACGGCTCTCGGGAACATAGTCAACACCGGATCATCGATTACCTGA
- a CDS encoding 2Fe-2S iron-sulfur cluster-binding protein, which translates to MAHGTFEVSRDEYVLDAAEAAGHNWPFHCRAGGCVNCTAVLLEGDLEMDVQRSLSEEEVEEKGFRLTCVATPASDSIKLIYGAKHLDELRDRVV; encoded by the coding sequence ATGGCACACGGCACGTTCGAGGTGTCGCGCGACGAGTACGTCCTCGACGCGGCCGAAGCGGCCGGCCACAACTGGCCGTTTCACTGCCGGGCTGGCGGCTGTGTGAACTGTACCGCCGTGTTGCTCGAGGGGGATCTCGAGATGGATGTTCAGCGAAGTCTTTCCGAGGAGGAAGTCGAAGAGAAGGGGTTCCGACTGACCTGTGTGGCCACGCCAGCGAGCGACTCGATCAAGCTGATCTACGGCGCGAAACACCTCGATGAACTGCGTGACCGGGTCGTCTAG
- a CDS encoding CbaC protein, whose amino-acid sequence MRISPAKLLILLAFILVIVVELRTVLAFFGVEVTVLESLVLGVVAILALLAWMFAPSSGESE is encoded by the coding sequence ATGCGTATCTCACCCGCCAAACTCCTGATCCTGCTCGCGTTCATCCTCGTGATCGTCGTCGAACTGCGAACCGTACTCGCGTTCTTCGGCGTCGAAGTGACCGTCCTCGAGTCACTCGTGCTCGGCGTCGTCGCGATACTCGCGTTGCTCGCGTGGATGTTCGCCCCGTCATCCGGTGAGTCGGAGTAG
- a CDS encoding ABC transporter permease, translating to MTAILRLESRKRVRGSVALLVVFALLSALYFSMFPGIEAEIDDLMDAFPEFFFDLFGIEALHTIEGFIAAEIYSFFWVLLVGIYFAYVAAGLIAGDVQDRRMDLTLSNPVSRESVVIQKVAALWVPAVALNVGVASIVYVGALVIGESFNPVALAMVHLLSIPYLLVCAGIGLVLSVLADRVRRARAGALTLVFVLWLVDGVSRLDDDYEWVGAFTPSRYYEETEILVHEEYAFGDAGLLLVVFLVLLGVAIVIFTRRDI from the coding sequence ATGACGGCGATCCTCCGACTCGAGTCCAGAAAGCGGGTTCGGGGCTCGGTTGCCTTGCTCGTGGTGTTCGCCTTGCTGTCAGCGCTGTACTTCTCGATGTTTCCGGGAATCGAAGCCGAGATCGACGACCTGATGGACGCGTTTCCGGAGTTCTTCTTCGATCTGTTCGGGATCGAGGCCCTCCACACGATCGAGGGCTTCATCGCCGCCGAAATCTACTCGTTCTTTTGGGTGCTTCTCGTCGGCATCTACTTCGCGTACGTCGCGGCTGGCCTGATCGCCGGGGACGTCCAGGACCGTCGGATGGATCTCACCCTCTCTAACCCGGTTTCTCGGGAGTCGGTCGTCATCCAGAAGGTCGCCGCTCTGTGGGTCCCTGCCGTCGCGCTGAACGTCGGGGTCGCGAGTATCGTCTACGTCGGCGCGCTCGTCATCGGCGAGTCGTTCAATCCCGTCGCCCTCGCGATGGTCCATCTGCTTAGTATCCCGTACCTGCTGGTCTGTGCGGGGATCGGACTCGTGCTGTCCGTACTCGCCGACCGAGTGAGACGCGCCCGAGCGGGGGCGCTGACGCTGGTGTTCGTCCTCTGGCTGGTCGACGGCGTCTCCAGACTGGACGACGACTACGAGTGGGTCGGCGCGTTCACGCCGAGTCGGTACTACGAGGAAACCGAGATCCTCGTCCACGAGGAGTACGCGTTCGGCGATGCCGGCCTCCTCCTCGTTGTGTTTCTCGTCTTGCTCGGCGTCGCCATCGTCATCTTCACTCGTCGGGATATCTGA
- a CDS encoding ABC transporter permease, with translation MTAVLRLESRKLVQSALGLTGLFVLTGGFLFAAFPGFAEQAEVVEEAFPPALIGLLGIEEIHTIEGFTGGYVYTLLWIVFGGIYFAYVSAGMIVTDIEERRMDLTLSTPVSRESVVLQKVGALWLPLVVLNVGLGAIVSVSAIVLSEPIDPVSLAMVHLLSIPYLLVCAGMGLVLSVVFHRAETAQVTALGLVFVLWLVEGLSHMDPDYERVGDLTPSRYIDPAAILVHEEYAFGDAGILLATFLVLLGVATLVFVRRDI, from the coding sequence ATGACGGCCGTTCTGCGCCTCGAGTCTCGCAAACTCGTCCAGAGCGCTCTCGGGCTGACTGGCCTCTTCGTCTTGACCGGTGGCTTTCTGTTCGCTGCCTTTCCCGGATTCGCAGAGCAGGCGGAGGTCGTCGAGGAGGCGTTCCCGCCGGCTCTCATCGGGTTGCTAGGAATCGAAGAGATCCACACGATCGAAGGGTTCACCGGGGGCTACGTCTACACCCTCCTCTGGATCGTTTTTGGCGGCATCTACTTTGCGTACGTTAGCGCCGGGATGATCGTCACTGACATCGAGGAGCGGCGGATGGATCTCACTCTTTCTACCCCCGTCTCTCGCGAGTCCGTCGTCCTCCAGAAGGTCGGGGCTCTCTGGCTCCCACTTGTCGTGTTGAACGTCGGTCTGGGAGCCATCGTCTCCGTCAGCGCGATCGTCCTTTCCGAACCGATCGACCCCGTTTCGCTCGCGATGGTCCACCTGCTCAGTATCCCGTACCTGCTGGTCTGTGCGGGCATGGGGCTCGTGCTGTCTGTCGTCTTCCACCGCGCCGAAACCGCCCAGGTCACCGCGTTGGGTCTGGTATTCGTCCTCTGGTTGGTCGAGGGCCTCTCTCATATGGATCCCGACTACGAGCGGGTCGGCGATCTCACGCCGAGTCGGTACATCGATCCGGCGGCGATTCTCGTCCACGAGGAGTACGCGTTCGGCGATGCCGGCATCCTTCTCGCCACGTTTCTCGTTCTGCTGGGCGTCGCCACTCTCGTCTTCGTCCGGAGGGATATCTAA
- a CDS encoding cation-transporting P-type ATPase, whose amino-acid sequence MSQADAEQTEPDSGSDWHSRPLQNVFAELETSEEGLTAAQARTRLEREGPNTVEAEEGTSPLRILVEQYSSALIWVLIVAAIVMAGVGHTIDAAVIAGIVIFITLFGFVQDYRAEQSIQALKEMSTTYALVRRDGEKREVDAMKLVPGDVIFVESGDIVPADARLVDESNLSVDEAALTGESIGVSKEVGTVEVDVALAERENMLFKDTVVERGSGTAVVVETGPESQIGQIATALGEAAERATPFQSEMDRLGKIIAGIVVLAVAVIAIAELVVGETEPLQVFLTAVGIAVSAVPEGLPAVVTLSLALGARRMAEQNALVRRLPIVEALGSVDVICTDKTGTLTEEEMTVQRIATNREVYEVTGTGYDTDGEFFQDDESVDEQRVAEVLRCGMLCNNVDIGTRERDEAEAEPTESGQEERTYLGDPTEIALFVAAQKAGFDHQELSEEYPRLGGVEFTSARKRMTTVHETPDGDAVAYMKGAPETVLERCDRELVDGKLVELTDERRSEIEAQNQDFAEDALRVMGFAYRPDVPTDQTANPDESLERDMVFLGLQGMLDPPRPEVTDALAGCLSAGIDVVMITGDNAVTARAVGEEIGLRSTTVITGPELEEMGDEELAAVVEDVDIFARTSPDHKTRILQTLQAKGHTVAMTGDGVNDAPAVKNADVGVAMGIRGTDVTEQASDIVLLDDNFATIRDAVKGGRRIFDNVRKFVNYLLSGNGGEVTMIFTGSMLGFGLVITPIQILFINVVTDGIPALSMGVDPPAKDIMDREPRPPGEGVITDRIVTSVVGIALFMTICLLPLFTLNFYGELVPGYSVLGAVAGWSPGYEPSRELAQTMVFTGFVVFEIVRIQAIRYRYGLGLVTNRWLVLAVGVAVTLQLLVLYTSTGQFLFDVEPLALIHWVQIGVAAMVFALLMAVFVKVQDRYFERY is encoded by the coding sequence GTGTCACAAGCAGACGCCGAACAGACCGAACCCGACTCCGGCAGCGACTGGCACTCGCGACCGCTCCAGAACGTCTTCGCAGAACTGGAGACGTCCGAGGAGGGGCTGACAGCTGCGCAGGCCCGAACGCGACTCGAGCGCGAGGGACCAAACACGGTCGAAGCCGAAGAGGGAACGTCACCGCTTCGAATTCTCGTCGAACAGTATTCGTCGGCACTGATCTGGGTGTTGATCGTCGCTGCAATCGTGATGGCCGGTGTCGGCCACACGATCGACGCAGCGGTCATCGCGGGGATCGTGATCTTCATCACACTGTTCGGGTTCGTTCAGGATTACCGGGCCGAACAGAGCATTCAGGCGCTAAAGGAGATGTCGACGACCTACGCCCTCGTCAGGCGCGACGGCGAAAAGCGGGAGGTCGACGCCATGAAACTCGTCCCCGGCGACGTGATCTTCGTCGAATCGGGCGACATCGTCCCTGCCGACGCACGCCTCGTTGACGAATCGAACCTCAGCGTCGACGAGGCGGCACTGACCGGCGAGAGCATCGGCGTCTCCAAGGAGGTCGGAACGGTCGAGGTGGACGTCGCGCTCGCCGAGCGGGAGAATATGCTGTTCAAAGATACCGTCGTCGAGCGCGGCTCTGGGACGGCGGTCGTCGTCGAGACCGGCCCGGAGTCCCAGATCGGACAGATTGCGACGGCTCTCGGGGAGGCAGCGGAGCGCGCGACGCCGTTTCAGTCCGAGATGGACCGGCTGGGCAAGATCATCGCTGGCATCGTCGTCCTCGCGGTTGCAGTGATCGCGATTGCCGAGCTCGTCGTGGGTGAGACCGAACCGCTGCAGGTGTTCCTGACGGCGGTCGGTATCGCGGTCTCTGCGGTTCCTGAGGGGCTGCCCGCGGTCGTCACCCTCTCGCTCGCACTTGGGGCACGTCGGATGGCCGAGCAGAACGCGCTCGTCCGTCGACTGCCGATCGTCGAAGCGCTGGGCTCGGTCGACGTTATCTGCACCGACAAGACCGGGACGCTCACCGAGGAGGAGATGACGGTTCAGCGGATCGCCACCAATCGCGAGGTCTACGAGGTGACCGGGACCGGCTACGATACCGACGGGGAGTTCTTCCAGGACGACGAGTCAGTCGACGAGCAGCGGGTCGCCGAGGTGTTGCGCTGTGGAATGCTCTGTAACAACGTCGACATCGGGACTCGCGAGCGCGACGAAGCCGAGGCTGAACCCACCGAATCGGGCCAGGAAGAACGGACGTACCTCGGCGATCCCACCGAGATCGCGCTGTTTGTCGCCGCACAGAAAGCCGGCTTCGATCATCAGGAACTCTCCGAGGAGTATCCCCGCCTCGGCGGCGTCGAGTTCACGTCTGCCCGCAAACGGATGACGACCGTCCACGAGACGCCCGACGGCGACGCGGTCGCCTACATGAAGGGCGCACCCGAGACCGTCCTCGAGCGCTGTGACCGAGAACTCGTCGACGGGAAACTCGTCGAACTGACGGACGAACGCCGTAGCGAAATCGAGGCACAAAACCAAGACTTCGCCGAGGACGCCCTGCGCGTGATGGGGTTTGCCTACCGACCGGACGTTCCGACCGACCAGACAGCGAATCCGGACGAGAGCCTCGAACGCGACATGGTCTTTCTGGGGCTCCAGGGGATGCTCGATCCACCCCGACCGGAGGTGACCGACGCGCTCGCGGGCTGTCTCAGTGCCGGGATCGACGTCGTAATGATCACCGGCGATAACGCCGTCACCGCCCGCGCGGTGGGCGAGGAGATCGGTCTCCGATCGACGACGGTGATCACGGGACCGGAACTCGAGGAAATGGGAGACGAGGAACTCGCGGCGGTCGTCGAGGACGTCGACATCTTCGCGCGGACGTCGCCAGACCACAAGACGCGGATCCTACAGACCCTGCAAGCGAAAGGCCACACGGTCGCAATGACTGGTGACGGGGTTAACGACGCACCGGCCGTCAAAAACGCCGACGTCGGCGTCGCGATGGGAATCCGCGGGACCGACGTCACTGAACAGGCCTCTGATATCGTCCTGCTGGACGACAACTTCGCGACGATTCGGGACGCCGTCAAGGGTGGCCGGCGTATCTTCGACAACGTTCGAAAGTTCGTCAACTACCTGCTGTCTGGAAACGGCGGCGAGGTGACGATGATCTTTACCGGATCGATGCTCGGCTTCGGACTCGTCATCACGCCGATCCAGATCCTGTTCATCAACGTCGTCACCGACGGCATTCCAGCCCTCTCGATGGGCGTCGACCCACCCGCCAAAGACATCATGGACCGGGAGCCGCGGCCACCGGGCGAAGGTGTCATCACAGACCGGATCGTCACGTCGGTCGTCGGCATCGCTCTCTTCATGACGATCTGTCTACTCCCGCTCTTTACGCTGAACTTCTACGGCGAACTCGTCCCTGGATACAGCGTACTGGGTGCAGTCGCTGGCTGGAGTCCCGGCTACGAACCGAGCCGGGAACTCGCCCAGACGATGGTCTTTACCGGTTTTGTCGTCTTCGAGATCGTCCGCATCCAGGCGATCCGCTACCGGTACGGACTCGGCCTCGTTACGAATCGCTGGCTCGTGCTGGCTGTGGGGGTTGCGGTGACCCTTCAGTTGCTCGTCCTCTATACCTCGACTGGCCAGTTCCTCTTCGACGTCGAACCGCTCGCACTCATCCACTGGGTTCAGATCGGAGTCGCCGCCATGGTCTTTGCCCTGCTGATGGCCGTCTTCGTGAAGGTGCAGGATCGGTACTTCGAGCGGTACTGA